One stretch of Planctomycetota bacterium DNA includes these proteins:
- a CDS encoding STAS domain-containing protein has translation MQELAIDVKILEGKSCLITLDGVLNNETSETLFEAIQSLFNRKIWKLVVDLSGVSYMGSPGIGLFISLLDELEKHKGTIVFISPQANVMEVFKLFKLSTFYSITNNLQDAIKELSELSH, from the coding sequence ATGCAAGAACTGGCTATTGACGTTAAAATACTGGAAGGCAAGTCCTGCCTGATAACGCTGGACGGCGTATTGAATAACGAGACCTCGGAAACGCTTTTCGAGGCAATCCAGTCCCTGTTTAACCGTAAGATATGGAAGCTCGTAGTAGACTTATCCGGAGTGAGCTATATGGGCAGCCCGGGCATCGGGCTGTTTATCTCTCTGCTGGATGAACTGGAAAAGCACAAGGGCACGATTGTCTTTATCAGCCCCCAGGCCAATGTCATGGAGGTATTCAAACTATTCAAGCTGTCCACCTTCTACAGCATTACCAATAACCTGCAGGATGCCATTAAAGAACTGAGTGAATTGTCCCATTAA
- a CDS encoding protein kinase, which yields MPTKTIGEFELYEDRLIGKGAWGEVYHGRQKSLDRPVAIKILKSDLTQDAEFVSRFKREAEILAKITDDHIIHVYSAGQHEGAYYFIMEYVEGKPLSSFVDSGYKFSTDEIIYVAQSVAQALNAAWESAAKIIHRDIKPSNIMVAHSASVVKSAGDGAISILAGKIKVMDFGLAKLSAGGKDATIAGTIIGTPKYISPEQGMGKTADIRSDIYSLGIVLYEMATGRIPFEGETAVSMIRHHIYDTVAVPSQFNKDIPKELEDIIMKCVHKDPDSRYATPAQMLEDLNGFKQKSGLIHAKNATLDATIVSGAVRRKQTARNLAYATIALVLFLAGGFIFYKNQTSAGPIAKNDQTELTGKIGAPGGTGVIVDSPTDQTVPAVDEKFAIKVWVNDGKAATYKQGDDLKFHFRANKDCSIYLYHRDGAGTVKMLFPNPYSSDNKIKGGQVYTIPDSKMNFGITVTPPFGTETVWAVASLQPMTEMDIQAGEKDFRDLGKLASLGESELVTRSLELVPKQARAEDTCTISTTEK from the coding sequence ATGCCAACAAAGACCATCGGTGAATTCGAATTATACGAAGACCGGTTAATCGGCAAAGGCGCCTGGGGCGAGGTCTATCACGGGAGACAGAAATCCCTGGACCGGCCGGTGGCTATTAAAATCCTGAAATCCGACCTGACCCAGGACGCGGAATTCGTCAGCCGGTTCAAGCGCGAGGCGGAAATCCTGGCCAAAATCACCGACGACCACATCATCCACGTCTATTCAGCCGGCCAGCACGAAGGCGCGTATTATTTCATAATGGAATATGTGGAGGGCAAACCCCTGAGCAGTTTCGTTGACAGCGGCTATAAATTCTCGACCGACGAAATAATCTACGTGGCCCAGTCCGTGGCCCAGGCGCTCAATGCGGCCTGGGAATCAGCCGCTAAAATCATCCACCGCGACATCAAACCGTCCAATATCATGGTGGCTCATTCTGCCTCCGTGGTTAAATCCGCCGGAGACGGCGCTATCAGTATCCTGGCCGGCAAAATTAAGGTTATGGACTTCGGGCTGGCCAAGTTATCAGCCGGCGGCAAAGACGCCACCATTGCCGGCACCATCATCGGTACGCCCAAATACATCTCGCCTGAACAGGGCATGGGCAAGACCGCGGACATCCGTTCGGACATATATTCACTCGGCATCGTGCTGTATGAAATGGCCACGGGCCGGATTCCGTTCGAGGGCGAAACAGCCGTTAGCATGATTCGCCACCATATCTATGACACGGTGGCGGTTCCGTCCCAGTTTAATAAGGATATTCCCAAGGAGCTGGAAGACATCATAATGAAGTGCGTGCACAAGGACCCGGACAGCCGCTATGCCACTCCGGCCCAGATGCTGGAGGACCTGAACGGCTTCAAGCAGAAGAGCGGGCTGATTCACGCCAAGAATGCCACCCTGGATGCGACCATTGTTTCAGGCGCCGTGCGCCGGAAACAGACCGCGCGCAATCTGGCTTATGCCACGATTGCCCTGGTCCTTTTCCTGGCCGGCGGATTTATCTTCTATAAGAATCAGACGTCTGCTGGCCCAATCGCCAAAAACGACCAAACTGAGTTAACTGGCAAAATCGGCGCACCGGGAGGCACTGGCGTAATAGTAGATAGTCCAACAGACCAGACAGTCCCGGCAGTTGACGAGAAATTCGCCATCAAGGTCTGGGTGAATGACGGCAAGGCCGCGACCTACAAGCAAGGCGACGACCTGAAATTCCATTTCCGGGCCAACAAGGACTGCTCTATCTATCTCTATCATCGCGATGGTGCGGGAACCGTCAAGATGCTCTTCCCCAATCCTTACAGCAGTGACAACAAAATCAAAGGAGGTCAGGTCTACACCATACCGGACAGCAAGATGAACTTTGGGATTACGGTCACGCCGCCCTTTGGCACGGAGACGGTCTGGGCCGTGGCCAGTTTACAGCCCATGACCGAGATGGACATCCAGGCCGGCGAAAAGGATTTCCGGGACCTGGGCAAATTAGCCAGTTTAGGCGAAAGCGAACTGGTCACCCGGTCGCTGGAACTGGTGCCCAAACAAGCCCGGGCCGAGGACACCTGCACCATCAGCACGACGGAGAAATAA
- a CDS encoding redoxin domain-containing protein, whose amino-acid sequence MVIRHTKLVLGALLVVFMLSSCKSSGSKPYADISKYAPAKYVANVQSALNEAGENAPELLKVLTTLKGEELEGAAFLISTMPFPDLISIKADYLLEHIHYAYLIKHKYHWMKDMPEDTFLAYVLPYRMAEEPITAHRKYFYDQLDPLVKDCETMLEAAYQVNLWLGGERKDTQAGYAKQRVHFEPSEARDKSPFATLLSSQGRCEEMMIIFMAATRAVGIPSRSVYTPYWPKCDNNHAWTEIWAGDKWFSMGSCEPSIQSAMAATAGRAWFTEFSATGAAIYCARFGQPEDKSTIYRASKKDSILNVLSNYSLTCKLDVTVLAADGQPASGTPVTLSVVNWAVFRKVALQKTDAQGKASITTGVGQYMLSAGNTGQLDWQIISTISGTLPVTMTLSNKSGPSGYYTLRFPDTHAAYVAFNPAAANAGPDPEVPAKYKKINSDHCPIAPPEAYYCAEFKIEEHPDVNELIMSSPLSGNIISVLKRSGGNWTEIVAAMNEASKEQKEDLFWLVAQMNLVDSIETNKTILLEHVKYAQLARSQMPVKVTDDIYHSYVLSPRMPYMHIYQWRKDLYDLLMPVVYQGKKPLTITEAALRINQWIEQNIKIADSASGRFFCSPNPADVFKSRRALKGGPVMSTIAALRSVGIPANIKSDWVEFYDGANWLPLYPMDSKNLGKTELNEDTKKQYVKKGGVRIITTKNGFEYQTSEMNCGISRFSDGGWDFLEEELNVSNGWLTAAPGEYLLTAANRNANGDVLIYARPITIASEKGIEVTVPLDLPMDMLSSGERVVRELKTRPDFTLTDKAGQTHNLQSALKNNNILLVFFTLESEPSLRMLPLIQSTINQAKSAGVEIWTVLVDEKGENDERLNGVSLPMLLDKDMAAAKQFIPDVATKKKELMPSVLLINKAGAVILWKEGYNLAINSILADSFTALLGGKSDITTLESLQSQVKFQETDLAGLEYIQKGLEALEGGNYAQAVEYYQKAVACFPNISGLWYNYACALSRNNNIDEAFMALKKAIEFGMTGLDWAKKDPDLENLRRDKRFNELIP is encoded by the coding sequence ATGGTTATCAGACACACCAAACTGGTTTTAGGCGCGCTTCTGGTTGTTTTCATGTTATCCTCCTGCAAGTCATCCGGTTCAAAACCATACGCGGACATCTCCAAATATGCGCCTGCCAAATACGTTGCCAATGTCCAATCGGCATTGAATGAAGCCGGCGAGAACGCCCCGGAACTGCTCAAGGTTTTGACCACGCTCAAAGGCGAGGAGTTGGAAGGCGCGGCGTTCCTCATCAGCACCATGCCCTTCCCGGACCTGATTTCCATCAAGGCCGATTATCTGCTGGAGCACATCCATTACGCATATCTGATAAAACACAAATACCATTGGATGAAGGATATGCCCGAGGACACTTTTTTGGCCTATGTCCTGCCCTACCGGATGGCTGAAGAACCGATTACCGCGCATCGCAAATATTTCTACGACCAGTTAGACCCGCTGGTTAAGGACTGCGAGACGATGTTAGAGGCGGCTTATCAGGTCAATCTCTGGCTGGGCGGCGAGCGCAAAGACACCCAGGCCGGATACGCCAAGCAACGGGTCCATTTTGAGCCGAGCGAGGCCAGGGACAAATCGCCCTTTGCCACGCTTCTATCCAGCCAGGGACGCTGCGAGGAGATGATGATTATCTTTATGGCCGCTACCCGAGCGGTCGGCATCCCGTCTCGGAGCGTCTATACGCCTTACTGGCCCAAATGCGACAACAACCACGCCTGGACCGAGATCTGGGCCGGCGATAAATGGTTTTCCATGGGCAGCTGCGAACCATCCATCCAATCAGCCATGGCCGCCACAGCCGGCCGGGCCTGGTTCACGGAATTCTCAGCTACCGGCGCGGCGATTTACTGCGCCCGGTTCGGACAGCCCGAGGACAAGTCCACAATCTACCGGGCCAGTAAAAAGGACTCCATTCTGAACGTCCTGTCCAATTATTCGCTGACCTGCAAATTGGATGTCACCGTTCTGGCGGCCGACGGCCAGCCGGCTTCCGGCACGCCGGTGACACTGTCCGTGGTAAACTGGGCGGTATTCCGTAAGGTCGCCCTGCAGAAGACCGATGCCCAGGGCAAGGCCTCGATTACCACCGGCGTCGGACAGTATATGCTCAGCGCCGGGAATACCGGACAGCTGGACTGGCAGATTATCTCCACTATTTCAGGCACCCTGCCCGTCACCATGACGTTATCAAACAAGAGTGGCCCGTCCGGTTATTATACCCTGCGCTTCCCGGACACCCATGCGGCGTATGTGGCGTTTAATCCGGCCGCGGCCAATGCCGGGCCTGACCCGGAAGTCCCGGCCAAATATAAGAAAATTAATTCCGACCATTGCCCGATAGCGCCGCCGGAGGCCTATTATTGCGCGGAGTTCAAAATAGAGGAACACCCAGATGTCAACGAACTAATCATGTCCAGCCCGCTGTCCGGCAATATCATCAGCGTGCTGAAGCGCTCGGGCGGCAACTGGACGGAAATCGTTGCGGCTATGAATGAAGCCTCCAAGGAACAGAAAGAAGACCTGTTCTGGCTGGTGGCCCAGATGAACCTGGTGGACAGCATCGAAACCAACAAGACCATCCTGCTGGAGCACGTCAAGTACGCCCAATTAGCCCGGAGCCAGATGCCGGTAAAGGTAACCGACGATATTTATCATTCCTATGTCCTGTCGCCCCGGATGCCCTACATGCATATTTATCAATGGCGCAAAGATCTTTATGACCTGCTCATGCCCGTGGTTTACCAAGGTAAAAAACCTCTGACCATTACCGAGGCGGCCTTAAGAATCAACCAGTGGATTGAACAGAACATCAAGATAGCGGACTCAGCCAGCGGCCGGTTTTTCTGTTCGCCCAATCCGGCCGATGTCTTTAAGAGCCGGCGCGCGCTCAAGGGCGGGCCGGTTATGTCCACCATCGCCGCATTGCGGTCTGTGGGCATCCCGGCTAATATCAAGTCCGACTGGGTGGAGTTTTACGACGGCGCCAACTGGCTGCCGCTTTATCCCATGGACAGCAAGAATCTGGGCAAGACGGAATTGAACGAGGATACCAAAAAGCAATACGTCAAGAAAGGCGGGGTAAGAATCATCACCACCAAGAACGGATTTGAATACCAGACCAGCGAGATGAATTGCGGCATTTCCAGGTTCAGCGACGGCGGCTGGGATTTCCTGGAAGAGGAGCTCAACGTCAGCAACGGCTGGCTGACCGCGGCGCCGGGCGAATATCTCCTAACCGCCGCCAACCGCAACGCCAACGGCGATGTGCTTATCTACGCCCGGCCGATTACCATCGCCTCGGAAAAAGGCATTGAGGTAACTGTACCGCTGGATTTGCCGATGGATATGCTCAGCAGCGGTGAACGGGTGGTACGGGAACTCAAGACCCGGCCGGATTTCACCCTGACGGATAAGGCCGGGCAAACGCATAACTTACAATCAGCGCTCAAGAATAATAATATACTCCTGGTATTCTTCACCCTGGAATCCGAGCCGTCCCTGAGGATGCTGCCGCTGATTCAGTCCACGATTAACCAGGCCAAATCAGCCGGCGTGGAAATCTGGACCGTGCTGGTTGACGAAAAGGGCGAAAATGACGAGCGTTTAAACGGCGTGTCACTACCGATGTTGCTGGATAAGGATATGGCCGCGGCCAAACAGTTTATCCCGGATGTGGCCACCAAGAAAAAGGAGCTTATGCCCTCGGTGCTCCTGATAAACAAGGCCGGCGCGGTTATTCTCTGGAAAGAGGGTTATAACCTGGCCATCAACAGTATTTTAGCGGATAGTTTCACTGCCCTGCTGGGCGGAAAGTCAGATATCACTACCCTAGAGTCGCTCCAAAGCCAGGTAAAATTCCAAGAGACTGATTTAGCCGGGCTGGAATACATCCAGAAAGGCCTGGAAGCCCTGGAAGGCGGTAACTATGCCCAGGCGGTTGAGTATTACCAGAAGGCGGTGGCCTGTTTCCCGAACATCTCCGGGCTGTGGTATAATTACGCCTGCGCCCTGTCCCGCAATAACAACATTGACGAGGCATTTATGGCCCTGAAAAAGGCCATCGAATTCGGGATGACCGGCCTGGACTGGGCCAAAAAAGACCCGGACCTGGAAAACCTGCGCCGGGATAAGCGGTTTAATGAATTGATACCGTAA
- a CDS encoding hydroxyacid dehydrogenase → MKVLICDKVESSAVEKMRQGGLTVDDKGGITAQDLLNVVGDYDIMVVRSATKATKEVIEKGKNLKLIVRGGVGMDNIDAEAAKKANVKVENTPEASSISVAELTIGLMFALARKITIADSTMKTSKWEKKRLEGTELYQKTLGLVGVGRIGFEAAKRAIALGMSVIGYDPYLNPVPEHITKAGIKMVKTLDEVYSQSDYISLHMPKTKETAGMINAEAFQKMKKTAYILNCARGGIIVEKDLAEALKAGTIAGAAIDVYEKEPVTPDNPLIAVGEKIILTPHLGASSVEGQNRVGDAVADKLIAFAKK, encoded by the coding sequence ATGAAGGTCTTAATCTGCGACAAGGTGGAAAGTTCCGCCGTGGAAAAGATGCGCCAGGGCGGACTGACCGTGGACGACAAGGGCGGCATCACGGCCCAGGATCTGCTTAACGTGGTGGGTGACTACGACATTATGGTCGTCCGCAGCGCCACCAAGGCCACCAAAGAGGTCATCGAAAAAGGCAAGAACCTGAAACTCATCGTCCGGGGCGGGGTGGGCATGGACAATATCGACGCCGAGGCGGCCAAGAAAGCCAATGTCAAGGTGGAAAACACACCCGAGGCATCGTCTATCTCGGTGGCCGAACTGACCATCGGACTGATGTTCGCCTTAGCTCGGAAAATCACCATTGCCGACAGCACCATGAAGACCAGCAAATGGGAAAAGAAGCGCCTGGAAGGCACCGAGCTTTACCAGAAGACGCTCGGCTTAGTCGGCGTGGGCCGAATCGGATTTGAAGCGGCCAAGCGGGCCATCGCCCTGGGTATGTCCGTCATCGGCTACGACCCCTATCTCAATCCGGTGCCGGAACATATCACCAAAGCCGGCATCAAAATGGTCAAAACCCTGGATGAGGTTTACAGTCAAAGCGATTATATCTCGCTCCATATGCCCAAGACCAAGGAAACCGCCGGCATGATTAACGCCGAGGCATTCCAGAAGATGAAGAAGACCGCCTATATCCTCAACTGCGCCCGGGGCGGCATCATCGTGGAAAAGGACCTGGCCGAAGCGCTCAAGGCCGGCACCATTGCCGGCGCGGCTATTGATGTCTATGAAAAAGAACCGGTTACGCCGGACAATCCGCTGATTGCGGTGGGCGAGAAAATAATCCTGACGCCCCATCTGGGCGCCTCTTCGGTCGAAGGCCAGAACCGGGTGGGCGACGCGGTGGCCGATAAACTTATCGCTTTCGCAAAGAAATAA
- a CDS encoding DUF1015 domain-containing protein, protein MTDILPFYGITYNKSKIKDYGLVLTQPYDKITPEMQAMYYKRNPYNLVRITKGKDLKGDNDSNNKYTRAADYLNAWLKKNILVQDNKRAIYAYHEEFHSPIKNKSACGAEAPWRPYGAHAPEIRKGFIGLMRLVEFGQGGVHPHERTLLKPKQDRLSTMRAVGGSTGQIFMLYSDPKLVINQALARVTNYRPADIKLKDDDGVIHKLWKVTDPRIIKVVQNTMKKKAVFIADGHHRYETALNYRNEMRALGLKCIGNESFENRMMTFVNMDDKGLTILPTHRLIFGLRSDSGVPTKSGKDFSFNNLLAKLKQYFWINEYPTHTSKEEKASRQEFSEDLRMTGERAHAFGLIVKGVKKYFVLTLKNDKIMDKVITEKQSSTWKRLDVTILHSLILEKMLGINKEQVANEENVNYIRSEDEAIDSVTKGKYQMAFILNPTRIAEVKNVSLKGERMPQKSTDFYPKLLSGIVISKINYLHENETKGSAKGKKARKGCAICSASFR, encoded by the coding sequence ATGACCGATATCCTGCCTTTTTACGGCATCACCTATAACAAGTCCAAAATCAAGGATTACGGGCTGGTCCTGACCCAGCCGTATGACAAAATCACGCCCGAGATGCAGGCCATGTATTACAAACGGAACCCCTACAACCTGGTGCGCATCACCAAGGGCAAGGACCTCAAGGGCGACAACGACAGCAACAACAAATACACCCGGGCGGCTGATTATCTCAATGCCTGGCTGAAGAAGAATATCCTGGTCCAAGACAACAAGCGGGCCATCTATGCCTATCACGAAGAATTCCATTCACCCATCAAGAACAAGTCCGCCTGTGGCGCCGAAGCGCCATGGCGCCCTTATGGCGCTCACGCGCCGGAAATCCGCAAGGGCTTTATCGGACTGATGCGGCTGGTGGAATTCGGCCAGGGCGGCGTCCATCCGCACGAACGCACGCTCCTCAAGCCCAAGCAGGACCGCTTAAGCACCATGCGCGCGGTGGGCGGCTCGACCGGACAAATCTTCATGCTCTACTCGGACCCGAAACTGGTCATCAATCAGGCCCTGGCCCGGGTTACCAACTACCGGCCGGCTGATATCAAGCTCAAAGACGACGACGGCGTGATTCACAAGCTCTGGAAGGTCACCGATCCCAGGATAATCAAGGTTGTCCAGAACACCATGAAAAAGAAGGCCGTCTTCATCGCGGACGGCCATCACCGCTACGAAACCGCGCTTAATTACCGCAACGAGATGCGCGCCCTGGGCCTGAAATGCATCGGCAACGAGTCATTCGAGAACCGGATGATGACCTTTGTCAATATGGACGACAAAGGCCTGACCATCCTGCCCACCCACCGGCTCATCTTCGGGCTTCGCAGCGACAGCGGAGTCCCGACCAAATCGGGGAAGGACTTCTCCTTCAATAACCTGCTGGCCAAGCTCAAGCAGTATTTCTGGATTAACGAGTATCCAACCCACACCTCCAAAGAGGAAAAGGCCAGCCGCCAGGAATTCTCCGAGGACCTCAGGATGACCGGGGAGCGGGCCCATGCCTTCGGACTGATTGTCAAGGGCGTCAAGAAATACTTCGTGCTCACCCTGAAGAACGACAAGATAATGGATAAGGTCATCACCGAAAAACAGTCGTCCACCTGGAAACGGCTGGACGTGACCATTCTCCACTCCCTGATACTTGAGAAAATGCTGGGCATCAACAAGGAACAGGTGGCCAACGAGGAAAACGTCAACTACATCCGCTCCGAAGACGAGGCCATTGACAGCGTAACAAAAGGCAAGTACCAGATGGCCTTCATCCTCAATCCGACCAGGATTGCCGAGGTCAAGAACGTCTCGCTCAAGGGCGAACGGATGCCCCAGAAATCAACTGATTTCTATCCCAAACTCCTGAGCGGTATCGTCATCAGTAAGATAAACTACCTGCACGAAAACGAAACCAAGGGCAGCGCAAAGGGCAAGAAGGCCCGTAAGGGTTGCGCCATTTGCTCGGCTTCATTCAGATAG
- a CDS encoding alanine--glyoxylate aminotransferase family protein has protein sequence MHKKLFIPGPVEVYPGVLNAMATPMIGHRTKDYTDLHGAVKGKLQQLLYTKNKIYLSTSSGTGLMEACVRNCISKRAAHFVCGEFGERWFGISVANGKPADKFEVPLGQSIKPAMVDKELATGKYDTVFVTHNETSVGVMNPLKEISDVVKKYPNVLFMVDAVSSMAGAKIEVDAWGIDVCLASTQKGFALPPGFAICSVSGRALERAKTVPNRGYYFDFVEFDAFDAKNQTPTTPSVSHIFALNYQLDQMLKEGLEKRFERLKELAKMCRKWVTDNGFKLFTEPGYESITMTTADNTKKIDIKKLNEELGKVGYMISAGYGKLKDSTFRIAHMGDCNAEELKGLLDAMDKILKTM, from the coding sequence ATGCACAAGAAACTGTTTATCCCGGGCCCGGTCGAGGTCTATCCGGGCGTGTTAAACGCCATGGCCACGCCGATGATCGGACATCGGACCAAGGACTATACCGACCTGCACGGCGCGGTAAAGGGAAAACTCCAGCAACTGCTCTACACCAAGAACAAGATATACCTGAGCACCTCGTCCGGCACCGGACTGATGGAGGCCTGCGTGCGCAACTGCATCAGCAAACGCGCCGCTCACTTCGTCTGCGGTGAATTCGGCGAGAGATGGTTCGGCATATCGGTCGCCAACGGCAAACCGGCCGACAAGTTTGAGGTCCCGCTGGGCCAGTCCATAAAACCGGCCATGGTTGATAAGGAATTAGCCACCGGCAAGTATGACACGGTCTTTGTCACCCACAACGAAACCTCGGTCGGCGTGATGAACCCCTTGAAGGAAATCTCGGACGTAGTCAAGAAGTATCCAAACGTGCTGTTTATGGTGGATGCAGTCAGTTCAATGGCCGGCGCCAAGATAGAAGTGGATGCCTGGGGCATTGACGTGTGCCTGGCCAGCACCCAAAAGGGCTTTGCCCTGCCGCCGGGCTTTGCCATCTGTTCGGTCAGCGGACGGGCTTTGGAGCGCGCCAAGACCGTCCCGAACCGCGGCTATTACTTTGACTTTGTGGAATTCGACGCCTTTGACGCCAAGAACCAGACCCCGACCACGCCCTCGGTCTCGCACATCTTCGCGCTCAATTACCAGCTGGACCAGATGCTCAAAGAGGGACTGGAAAAAAGGTTCGAGCGCCTGAAAGAACTGGCCAAGATGTGCCGCAAGTGGGTGACCGACAACGGATTCAAGCTCTTCACCGAGCCGGGCTATGAATCAATCACCATGACCACGGCGGACAACACCAAAAAGATAGACATCAAGAAACTCAATGAGGAATTAGGCAAGGTCGGCTATATGATATCAGCCGGCTACGGCAAGCTCAAGGACAGCACATTCAGGATTGCCCATATGGGCGACTGCAACGCCGAGGAACTCAAGGGCCTGCTCGATGCCATGGACAAGATACTCAAAACCATGTAG
- the tadA gene encoding tRNA adenosine(34) deaminase TadA: protein MLESEIHPVYMKEAIKEAVKALDDDEVPIGAIIVHKNRIIARAYNQRERLKDPTAHAEMIALTQAAAYLEDWRLNDVTLYVTIEPCIMCAGALVNARVKHLVYGADDSKAGGCGSIVNVVNDKRLNHRIEVVSGVMARDCQWLMKEFFKKKRKAADKQC from the coding sequence ATGCTTGAATCTGAGATACACCCGGTCTATATGAAGGAGGCGATTAAGGAGGCCGTCAAGGCCCTGGATGACGACGAGGTGCCCATCGGCGCCATTATCGTGCACAAGAACCGGATTATCGCCCGGGCCTATAACCAGCGCGAGCGGTTGAAGGACCCGACGGCCCACGCGGAGATGATTGCCCTAACCCAGGCCGCGGCCTATCTGGAGGACTGGCGGCTGAACGATGTGACGCTGTATGTAACCATAGAGCCGTGCATCATGTGCGCCGGGGCTTTGGTCAATGCCCGGGTCAAGCATCTGGTCTATGGAGCCGATGACTCCAAGGCCGGCGGCTGCGGTTCGATTGTCAACGTGGTCAATGACAAACGGCTGAATCACCGCATTGAGGTGGTCTCAGGCGTGATGGCCCGGGACTGCCAGTGGCTGATGAAGGAATTCTTTAAGAAGAAGAGGAAGGCCGCAGATAAACAATGCTAA
- the lpxK gene encoding tetraacyldisaccharide 4'-kinase: MKFIRQIWFRAVHQNPKGFFWWQVRGVLRLMSFFYYIGIKLRLFLYWIGIFRSRKLVARVISVGNLTVGGTGKTPFVLYLAEKLSKGSKVGILTRGYGAGSKSTEDDENMALPANVIRATNPDRVSSGEKLIKEQGVQTIILDDGFQHLSLKRDVDIVLIDATNPFGKGRLMPAGILREPLAALKRADIFVITHADLVTPEQLNVLEQKLKRYNKKMVKAIHKPQYLVDMAQPDKTIDLAEIKGQNIWEFCGIGNPFQFHKTLNALCMVKGLSIFPDHYYYSQPDLQAMFLKAKMEKAEAFVTTEKDALRLKGVTIPQDIPCYYLKIKIEIIQGEDVIGSLEQRA; encoded by the coding sequence ATGAAGTTTATCAGACAGATTTGGTTTAGGGCCGTGCACCAGAATCCCAAGGGGTTTTTCTGGTGGCAGGTTCGGGGGGTGCTCCGTCTGATGTCATTTTTCTATTATATCGGCATCAAACTGCGCCTGTTCCTTTATTGGATTGGCATCTTCAGGTCGCGTAAATTGGTTGCCCGGGTCATCAGCGTGGGCAATCTGACCGTGGGCGGGACCGGCAAAACCCCTTTTGTGCTTTATCTGGCAGAGAAACTGTCTAAAGGAAGCAAGGTCGGGATTCTGACTAGAGGATATGGAGCCGGGTCTAAGTCCACAGAAGATGACGAGAATATGGCCCTGCCGGCTAATGTGATTCGGGCTACTAATCCCGACCGGGTCAGTAGTGGCGAGAAACTGATAAAAGAACAGGGTGTTCAGACCATTATCCTTGATGACGGGTTCCAGCATCTTTCATTAAAGCGTGATGTGGATATTGTGCTTATAGACGCCACTAATCCGTTTGGTAAGGGACGGCTGATGCCGGCCGGGATTCTACGCGAGCCGCTGGCCGCCCTTAAACGGGCTGATATCTTTGTCATTACCCACGCTGATTTGGTGACACCGGAGCAACTCAATGTGCTGGAGCAGAAACTTAAAAGGTATAATAAGAAGATGGTCAAGGCGATTCATAAGCCGCAATATCTGGTGGACATGGCCCAGCCGGATAAAACCATTGACCTGGCCGAAATCAAAGGCCAGAATATCTGGGAATTCTGCGGTATCGGCAATCCATTCCAGTTCCACAAGACCCTCAATGCGCTCTGCATGGTCAAGGGCCTTTCGATATTTCCGGACCATTATTACTATTCCCAGCCGGACCTTCAGGCCATGTTCCTGAAAGCGAAGATGGAAAAGGCCGAGGCCTTTGTGACCACGGAAAAGGACGCCCTGCGGCTGAAAGGCGTAACAATCCCACAGGATATTCCCTGCTATTATCTGAAGATAAAGATAGAAATAATCCAAGGAGAAGATGTGATAGGAAGCTTAGAGCAAAGAGCATAG